One Podarcis muralis chromosome 1, rPodMur119.hap1.1, whole genome shotgun sequence genomic window carries:
- the UBE2L6 gene encoding ubiquitin/ISG15-conjugating enzyme E2 L6 isoform X2, whose translation MPACRAAAQSTEALTGELNRIKTSGFRCLRDVEVDVNNVLLWKGLLVPDDPPYNKGAFRIEISFPSEYPLKPPKVTFKTPIYHPNVDEKGQVCLPIVSNEHWRPSTKADQVIAELIVLVNKPDPDHPLRADLADEFIQDHEHFLSKAEEQTSKFSEKRPCE comes from the exons GAGCTGAATAGAATTAAAACGTCCGGGTTCCGCTGCCTTCGGGATGTTGAAGTAGATGTGAACAATGTCCTGCTGTGGAAGGGACTTCTAGTGCCG GATGACCCCCCGTACAACAAAGGCGCCTTCCGGATTGAGATCAGCTTTCCAAGCGAGTACCCCCTCAAGCCTCCCAAGGTCACTTTCAAGACTCCGATCTACCACCCCAACGTGGATGAGAAGGGCCAGGTGTGCTTGCCGATTGTCAGCAACGAGCACTGGAGACCTTCCACCAAGGCAGACCAAG TGATTGCGGAACTGATAGTGCTGGTGAATAAACCTGACCCAGACCACCCATTGCGCGCTGACTTGGCTGACGAGTTTATCCAGGACCATGAGCACTTTTTGTCCAAAGCTGAAGAGCAGACCAGCAAATTCAGTGAGAAGCGGCCATGCGAGTGA
- the UBE2L6 gene encoding ubiquitin/ISG15-conjugating enzyme E2 L6 isoform X1 gives MTMLCWAIVTTRPGTIFLLFQELNRIKTSGFRCLRDVEVDVNNVLLWKGLLVPDDPPYNKGAFRIEISFPSEYPLKPPKVTFKTPIYHPNVDEKGQVCLPIVSNEHWRPSTKADQVIAELIVLVNKPDPDHPLRADLADEFIQDHEHFLSKAEEQTSKFSEKRPCE, from the exons ATGACCATGCTTTGCTGGGCAATTGTCACCACTAGGCCTGGAACCATCTTTTTGCTTTTTCAGGAGCTGAATAGAATTAAAACGTCCGGGTTCCGCTGCCTTCGGGATGTTGAAGTAGATGTGAACAATGTCCTGCTGTGGAAGGGACTTCTAGTGCCG GATGACCCCCCGTACAACAAAGGCGCCTTCCGGATTGAGATCAGCTTTCCAAGCGAGTACCCCCTCAAGCCTCCCAAGGTCACTTTCAAGACTCCGATCTACCACCCCAACGTGGATGAGAAGGGCCAGGTGTGCTTGCCGATTGTCAGCAACGAGCACTGGAGACCTTCCACCAAGGCAGACCAAG TGATTGCGGAACTGATAGTGCTGGTGAATAAACCTGACCCAGACCACCCATTGCGCGCTGACTTGGCTGACGAGTTTATCCAGGACCATGAGCACTTTTTGTCCAAAGCTGAAGAGCAGACCAGCAAATTCAGTGAGAAGCGGCCATGCGAGTGA
- the UBE2L6 gene encoding ubiquitin/ISG15-conjugating enzyme E2 L6 isoform X3, translating into MAAAPRRVAKELNRIKTSGFRCLRDVEVDVNNVLLWKGLLVPDDPPYNKGAFRIEISFPSEYPLKPPKVTFKTPIYHPNVDEKGQVCLPIVSNEHWRPSTKADQVIAELIVLVNKPDPDHPLRADLADEFIQDHEHFLSKAEEQTSKFSEKRPCE; encoded by the exons GAGCTGAATAGAATTAAAACGTCCGGGTTCCGCTGCCTTCGGGATGTTGAAGTAGATGTGAACAATGTCCTGCTGTGGAAGGGACTTCTAGTGCCG GATGACCCCCCGTACAACAAAGGCGCCTTCCGGATTGAGATCAGCTTTCCAAGCGAGTACCCCCTCAAGCCTCCCAAGGTCACTTTCAAGACTCCGATCTACCACCCCAACGTGGATGAGAAGGGCCAGGTGTGCTTGCCGATTGTCAGCAACGAGCACTGGAGACCTTCCACCAAGGCAGACCAAG TGATTGCGGAACTGATAGTGCTGGTGAATAAACCTGACCCAGACCACCCATTGCGCGCTGACTTGGCTGACGAGTTTATCCAGGACCATGAGCACTTTTTGTCCAAAGCTGAAGAGCAGACCAGCAAATTCAGTGAGAAGCGGCCATGCGAGTGA